The following proteins are co-located in the Mauremys reevesii isolate NIE-2019 unplaced genomic scaffold, ASM1616193v1 Contig67, whole genome shotgun sequence genome:
- the LOC120394576 gene encoding deleted in malignant brain tumors 1 protein-like isoform X1, which yields MAPRDWGAGNTALLVLLGWLGGLSVSEHAQLRLVNGSSRCSGRVEVLHNQQWGTVCDEGWDLQDAGVVCRQLGCGTALSAPGLAEFGEGSDHIWLAEVNCTGTEAALSECRASPWGGKNCTHRKDAGVDCSGLTISEHTQLRLVNGPSRCAGRVEVLHDQQWGAVCNHSWDINDAKVVCRQLACGAVLSVPDKAWFGEGSQPIWLDEINCTGTEASLTECRARLWGDHNCTHEEDAGVVCSEQSQLRLVNSQSRCTGRVEVLHNQQWGTVCDHSWDLHDAGVVCRQLGCGTALSAPGRAQFGESSDPIWLNEVHCTGTEAAITECRAKPWGVHNCTHEEIAGVVCSGLSISEPAQLQLVNGPHRCAGRVEVFLSQQWGTVCDDDWDFLDARVVCKQLGCGMASLAPHGAHFGRGSHLIWLNHVNCTGTEAALSECRAWPWGVHDCHHAEDASVVCSEPGMSLGVWLLRSALVLFLLVSAPIITCILEKGAPTLPEPLRTGNGSKGQPGEDPAMGEESVIYANVPSLLGTQRPQ from the exons ATGGCTCCGAGGGACTGGGGGGCCGGGAACACAGCGCTGCTTGTCCTTCTGGGCTGGCTTGGGG GTTTGAGCGTTTCAGAGCACGCTCAGCTCCGGCTGGTGAATGGCTCAAGTCGTTGTTctgggagagtcgaggtgcttcacaaccagcagtggggaaccgtgtgtgatgagggctgggacttacaggatgctggagtcgtgtgcaggcagctgggctgtgggacggcgttATCAGCCCCAGGGTTGGCTGAGTTTGGAGAAGGGTCTGACCACATCTGGCTGGCTGAGGTTaactgcacagggacagaagctgccctcTCTGAATGCAGAGCTAGTCCTTGGGGAGGCAAGAACTGCACCCACAGAAAAGATGCCGGCGTTGACTGCTCAG GTTTGACCATTTCAGAACACACTCAGCTCCGCCTGGTGAACGGCCCAAGTCGCTGTGCTGGCCGAGTCGAGGTGCTTCATGACCAGCAATGGGGAGCCGTGTGTAATCACAGCTGGGATATTAATGATGCCAAagtcgtgtgcaggcagctggcaTGTGGGGCAGTGTTATCAGTCCCAGACAAAGCTTGGTTTGGAGAAGGGTCTCAACCCATCTGGCTGGATGAGATTAACTGCACAGGAACAGAAGCTTCCCTCACTGAGTGCAGGGCTAGACTTTGGGGAGACCATAACTGTACTCATGAAGAAGATGctggtgttgtgtgctcag AGCAGTCCCAGCTCCGGCTGGTGAACAGCCAGAGTCGCTGCACAGGAAGAGTCGAAGTGCTTCATAACCAGCAatggggaaccgtgtgtgatcACAGCTGGGACCTACATGATGCCggagtcgtgtgcaggcagctgggctgcgGGACGGCATTATCAGCCCCAGGAAGAGCGCAGTTTGGAGAAAGCTCTGACCCCATCTGGCTGAATGAAGTCCACTGCACAGGCACAGAGGCGGCCATCACCGAATGCAGGGCCAAGCCCTGGGGAGTCCATAACTGCACCCATGAAGAAATtgccggtgttgtgtgctcag GTTTATCTATTTCAGAGCCTGCTCAGCTCCAACTGGTGAATGGCCCACATCGTTGTGCAGGGAGAGTCGAGGTGTTCCTGAGCCAGCAGTGGGGAACTGTGTGTGATGATGACTGGGACTTTCTTGATGCCAGAGTTGTGTGcaagcagctgggctgtgggatggCATCATTAGCGCCACATGGCGCTCACTTTGGACGAGGATCTCACCTTATCTGGCTGAATCATGTTaactgcacagggacagaagctgctCTCTCCGAATGCAGGGCTTGGCCTTGGGGAGTGCATGACTGTCACCATGCAGAAGATGCcagtgttgtgtgctcag AGCCTGGTATGTCCCTTGGCGTCTGGCTTCTCCGCTCTGCTCTGGTTCTGTTCCTGCTGGTGTCTGCCCCAATCATCACCTGCATCCTGGAGAAAggagcccccaccctccctgagCCCCTGAGAACTGGCAATGGCAGCAAGGGGCAGCCTGGAGAGGACCCAGCGATGGGAGAGGAGTCGGTTATATACGCCA ATGTCCCAAGTCTTTTGGGcacccagagacctcagtga
- the LOC120394576 gene encoding deleted in malignant brain tumors 1 protein-like isoform X2 has translation MAPRDWGAGNTALLVLLGWLGGLSVSEHAQLRLVNGSSRCSGRVEVLHNQQWGTVCDEGWDLQDAGVVCRQLGCGTALSAPGLAEFGEGSDHIWLAEVNCTGTEAALSECRASPWGGKNCTHRKDAGVDCSGLTISEHTQLRLVNGPSRCAGRVEVLHDQQWGAVCNHSWDINDAKVVCRQLACGAVLSVPDKAWFGEGSQPIWLDEINCTGTEASLTECRARLWGDHNCTHEEDAGVVCSEQSQLRLVNSQSRCTGRVEVLHNQQWGTVCDHSWDLHDAGVVCRQLGCGTALSAPGRAQFGESSDPIWLNEVHCTGTEAAITECRAKPWGVHNCTHEEIAGVVCSEPAQLQLVNGPHRCAGRVEVFLSQQWGTVCDDDWDFLDARVVCKQLGCGMASLAPHGAHFGRGSHLIWLNHVNCTGTEAALSECRAWPWGVHDCHHAEDASVVCSEPGMSLGVWLLRSALVLFLLVSAPIITCILEKGAPTLPEPLRTGNGSKGQPGEDPAMGEESVIYANVPSLLGTQRPQ, from the exons ATGGCTCCGAGGGACTGGGGGGCCGGGAACACAGCGCTGCTTGTCCTTCTGGGCTGGCTTGGGG GTTTGAGCGTTTCAGAGCACGCTCAGCTCCGGCTGGTGAATGGCTCAAGTCGTTGTTctgggagagtcgaggtgcttcacaaccagcagtggggaaccgtgtgtgatgagggctgggacttacaggatgctggagtcgtgtgcaggcagctgggctgtgggacggcgttATCAGCCCCAGGGTTGGCTGAGTTTGGAGAAGGGTCTGACCACATCTGGCTGGCTGAGGTTaactgcacagggacagaagctgccctcTCTGAATGCAGAGCTAGTCCTTGGGGAGGCAAGAACTGCACCCACAGAAAAGATGCCGGCGTTGACTGCTCAG GTTTGACCATTTCAGAACACACTCAGCTCCGCCTGGTGAACGGCCCAAGTCGCTGTGCTGGCCGAGTCGAGGTGCTTCATGACCAGCAATGGGGAGCCGTGTGTAATCACAGCTGGGATATTAATGATGCCAAagtcgtgtgcaggcagctggcaTGTGGGGCAGTGTTATCAGTCCCAGACAAAGCTTGGTTTGGAGAAGGGTCTCAACCCATCTGGCTGGATGAGATTAACTGCACAGGAACAGAAGCTTCCCTCACTGAGTGCAGGGCTAGACTTTGGGGAGACCATAACTGTACTCATGAAGAAGATGctggtgttgtgtgctcag AGCAGTCCCAGCTCCGGCTGGTGAACAGCCAGAGTCGCTGCACAGGAAGAGTCGAAGTGCTTCATAACCAGCAatggggaaccgtgtgtgatcACAGCTGGGACCTACATGATGCCggagtcgtgtgcaggcagctgggctgcgGGACGGCATTATCAGCCCCAGGAAGAGCGCAGTTTGGAGAAAGCTCTGACCCCATCTGGCTGAATGAAGTCCACTGCACAGGCACAGAGGCGGCCATCACCGAATGCAGGGCCAAGCCCTGGGGAGTCCATAACTGCACCCATGAAGAAATtgccggtgttgtgtgctcag AGCCTGCTCAGCTCCAACTGGTGAATGGCCCACATCGTTGTGCAGGGAGAGTCGAGGTGTTCCTGAGCCAGCAGTGGGGAACTGTGTGTGATGATGACTGGGACTTTCTTGATGCCAGAGTTGTGTGcaagcagctgggctgtgggatggCATCATTAGCGCCACATGGCGCTCACTTTGGACGAGGATCTCACCTTATCTGGCTGAATCATGTTaactgcacagggacagaagctgctCTCTCCGAATGCAGGGCTTGGCCTTGGGGAGTGCATGACTGTCACCATGCAGAAGATGCcagtgttgtgtgctcag AGCCTGGTATGTCCCTTGGCGTCTGGCTTCTCCGCTCTGCTCTGGTTCTGTTCCTGCTGGTGTCTGCCCCAATCATCACCTGCATCCTGGAGAAAggagcccccaccctccctgagCCCCTGAGAACTGGCAATGGCAGCAAGGGGCAGCCTGGAGAGGACCCAGCGATGGGAGAGGAGTCGGTTATATACGCCA ATGTCCCAAGTCTTTTGGGcacccagagacctcagtga
- the LOC120394576 gene encoding deleted in malignant brain tumors 1 protein-like isoform X3, with product MAPRDWGAGNTALLVLLGWLGGLSVSEHAQLRLVNGSSRCSGRVEVLHNQQWGTVCDEGWDLQDAGVVCRQLGCGTALSAPGLAEFGEGSDHIWLAEVNCTGTEAALSECRASPWGGKNCTHRKDAGVDCSEQSQLRLVNSQSRCTGRVEVLHNQQWGTVCDHSWDLHDAGVVCRQLGCGTALSAPGRAQFGESSDPIWLNEVHCTGTEAAITECRAKPWGVHNCTHEEIAGVVCSGLSISEPAQLQLVNGPHRCAGRVEVFLSQQWGTVCDDDWDFLDARVVCKQLGCGMASLAPHGAHFGRGSHLIWLNHVNCTGTEAALSECRAWPWGVHDCHHAEDASVVCSEPGMSLGVWLLRSALVLFLLVSAPIITCILEKGAPTLPEPLRTGNGSKGQPGEDPAMGEESVIYANVPSLLGTQRPQ from the exons ATGGCTCCGAGGGACTGGGGGGCCGGGAACACAGCGCTGCTTGTCCTTCTGGGCTGGCTTGGGG GTTTGAGCGTTTCAGAGCACGCTCAGCTCCGGCTGGTGAATGGCTCAAGTCGTTGTTctgggagagtcgaggtgcttcacaaccagcagtggggaaccgtgtgtgatgagggctgggacttacaggatgctggagtcgtgtgcaggcagctgggctgtgggacggcgttATCAGCCCCAGGGTTGGCTGAGTTTGGAGAAGGGTCTGACCACATCTGGCTGGCTGAGGTTaactgcacagggacagaagctgccctcTCTGAATGCAGAGCTAGTCCTTGGGGAGGCAAGAACTGCACCCACAGAAAAGATGCCGGCGTTGACTGCTCAG AGCAGTCCCAGCTCCGGCTGGTGAACAGCCAGAGTCGCTGCACAGGAAGAGTCGAAGTGCTTCATAACCAGCAatggggaaccgtgtgtgatcACAGCTGGGACCTACATGATGCCggagtcgtgtgcaggcagctgggctgcgGGACGGCATTATCAGCCCCAGGAAGAGCGCAGTTTGGAGAAAGCTCTGACCCCATCTGGCTGAATGAAGTCCACTGCACAGGCACAGAGGCGGCCATCACCGAATGCAGGGCCAAGCCCTGGGGAGTCCATAACTGCACCCATGAAGAAATtgccggtgttgtgtgctcag GTTTATCTATTTCAGAGCCTGCTCAGCTCCAACTGGTGAATGGCCCACATCGTTGTGCAGGGAGAGTCGAGGTGTTCCTGAGCCAGCAGTGGGGAACTGTGTGTGATGATGACTGGGACTTTCTTGATGCCAGAGTTGTGTGcaagcagctgggctgtgggatggCATCATTAGCGCCACATGGCGCTCACTTTGGACGAGGATCTCACCTTATCTGGCTGAATCATGTTaactgcacagggacagaagctgctCTCTCCGAATGCAGGGCTTGGCCTTGGGGAGTGCATGACTGTCACCATGCAGAAGATGCcagtgttgtgtgctcag AGCCTGGTATGTCCCTTGGCGTCTGGCTTCTCCGCTCTGCTCTGGTTCTGTTCCTGCTGGTGTCTGCCCCAATCATCACCTGCATCCTGGAGAAAggagcccccaccctccctgagCCCCTGAGAACTGGCAATGGCAGCAAGGGGCAGCCTGGAGAGGACCCAGCGATGGGAGAGGAGTCGGTTATATACGCCA ATGTCCCAAGTCTTTTGGGcacccagagacctcagtga